Proteins from a genomic interval of Rhodococcoides fascians A25f:
- the hemC gene encoding hydroxymethylbilane synthase: MVKIGTRGSLLATTQADTVRVALAAAGVEAELVIVKTAGDLSAAPVQTIGVGVFTAALREALADGTVDIAVHSYKDLPTAADDRFVIAAIPAREDPRDALVARDGLVLGELPADAKVGTSAPRRIAQLRALGQGLDVRPLRGNLDTRIGKVASGELDAVIVARAGLARIGRLDVVTEALDPVQLLPAPAQGALAVECRTGDTDLAAAIATLDDAHARAAVAAERGLLAELEAGCTAPVGAIAEVVESIDEDGRIFDELSLRGCVAAIDGSDTIRASIVGSPDRAEELGRELARELLDLGARELVSVTEPAQAGSHAQGGSHV, translated from the coding sequence ATCGTCAAGATCGGTACTCGCGGAAGCCTTCTCGCGACCACCCAGGCCGACACCGTGCGCGTGGCTCTCGCCGCTGCAGGGGTCGAGGCCGAACTGGTGATCGTCAAGACCGCGGGCGATCTGTCTGCTGCACCCGTACAGACGATCGGCGTCGGTGTCTTCACCGCAGCGCTGCGCGAGGCACTCGCCGACGGCACCGTCGACATCGCCGTGCACTCCTACAAGGATCTGCCGACGGCAGCCGACGACCGGTTCGTCATCGCGGCCATCCCGGCCCGCGAGGATCCCCGGGACGCCCTGGTGGCCCGCGACGGGCTGGTACTGGGCGAGCTGCCCGCGGACGCGAAGGTCGGTACCTCCGCACCCCGCCGGATTGCTCAATTGCGAGCTCTCGGACAGGGATTGGATGTCCGGCCGCTGCGAGGCAACCTCGACACCAGGATCGGGAAGGTGGCCTCGGGCGAGCTCGACGCCGTCATCGTCGCCCGCGCCGGACTGGCCCGCATCGGCCGACTCGACGTCGTCACCGAAGCACTCGATCCGGTGCAGCTGCTGCCGGCACCTGCTCAAGGTGCGCTGGCTGTCGAATGCCGCACCGGCGACACCGATCTCGCGGCGGCCATCGCCACCCTCGACGACGCACACGCGCGCGCCGCGGTGGCAGCCGAACGTGGACTGCTGGCCGAACTCGAAGCCGGCTGCACCGCTCCGGTCGGCGCGATCGCCGAAGTTGTCGAATCCATCGACGAGGACGGCCGCATCTTCGACGAACTGTCGTTGCGTGGCTGCGTAGCCGCGATCGACGGCAGCGACACCATCCGCGCGTCGATCGTCGGATCACCCGACCGCGCCGAGGAGCTGGGCCGGGAATTGGCCCGCGAACTGCTCGATCTCGGTGCCCGCGAACTCGTTTCAGTCACCGAACCAGCGCAGGCCGGTTCTCACGCACAGGGTGGATCTCATGTCTAG
- a CDS encoding uroporphyrinogen-III synthase, translated as MSPVRKNTNGRILFVGSGPGDPALLTVRAREVLGAAELAFTDPDVDKGVTALVGADVPRDAETGENGVEVRPALGEPAEVAKTLLAEAKNGHDVVRLVSGDPLTTDSVIAEVSAVARTHVPFEVLPGLPAGSAVPSYAGMALGSGHTEADVRGEVDWAALAAAPGPLVLHATSGHLAETASALVEHGLAPQTPAAITVRGTTRQQRTVEATLATLNDAGSELVGSLVVTVGKVVSGRNKMSWWESRALYGWTVLVPRTKDQAGEMSDRLVTHGAIPIEVPTIAVEPPRSPAQMERSVKGLVDGRYQWVVFTSTNAVRAVWEKFEEFGLDARAFSGVKIACVGEATAAKVRSFGINPELVPSGEQSSLGLLEDFPPYDEVFDPVNRVLLPRADIATETLAEGLRERGWEIDDVTAYRTVRAAPPPAETREMIKTGGFDAVCFTSSSTVRNLVGIAGKPHARTLVACIGPKTAETAVEFGLRVDVQPESAQVGPLVEALAEHAARLRAEGALPPPRKKSRRR; from the coding sequence ATGAGCCCAGTCCGCAAGAACACCAACGGACGGATCCTGTTCGTGGGATCCGGGCCGGGTGACCCGGCTCTGCTCACGGTCCGGGCACGTGAAGTGCTCGGAGCGGCCGAGCTCGCATTCACCGATCCCGACGTCGACAAGGGCGTCACCGCGCTCGTCGGTGCCGACGTCCCTCGGGACGCGGAGACGGGCGAGAACGGTGTCGAGGTTCGTCCGGCGCTCGGCGAGCCCGCCGAGGTCGCCAAAACGCTTCTCGCCGAGGCCAAGAACGGCCACGACGTCGTTCGCCTGGTCTCCGGAGATCCGCTCACCACCGATTCGGTGATCGCCGAGGTCAGCGCCGTCGCTCGGACGCACGTGCCCTTCGAGGTGCTCCCCGGCCTGCCCGCCGGATCCGCGGTGCCCAGCTACGCCGGCATGGCACTGGGCTCGGGCCACACCGAGGCCGACGTCCGCGGCGAGGTCGACTGGGCAGCGCTCGCTGCTGCTCCCGGCCCGCTGGTGCTGCACGCGACGTCGGGTCACCTGGCCGAAACTGCCAGTGCTCTCGTCGAACACGGATTGGCACCGCAGACGCCTGCCGCCATCACCGTTCGTGGCACCACCCGTCAGCAGCGCACCGTCGAAGCAACACTGGCGACTCTGAACGACGCCGGATCCGAGCTCGTCGGATCGCTCGTCGTCACCGTCGGCAAGGTCGTCTCGGGCCGAAACAAGATGTCCTGGTGGGAGTCTCGCGCATTGTACGGCTGGACCGTGCTGGTGCCGCGTACCAAGGACCAGGCCGGTGAGATGAGCGACCGCCTCGTCACGCACGGGGCCATCCCGATCGAGGTTCCGACCATCGCCGTCGAGCCCCCGCGCAGCCCGGCCCAGATGGAACGGTCCGTCAAGGGCCTGGTCGACGGCCGCTACCAGTGGGTTGTCTTCACCTCCACCAATGCCGTCCGGGCAGTGTGGGAGAAGTTCGAGGAGTTCGGGCTGGATGCCCGCGCGTTCTCCGGCGTCAAGATCGCGTGCGTCGGTGAGGCAACCGCGGCGAAGGTGCGCTCGTTCGGCATCAATCCCGAGCTCGTGCCGTCGGGGGAGCAGAGCTCGCTCGGACTGCTCGAGGACTTCCCGCCGTACGACGAGGTGTTCGACCCGGTCAATCGAGTTCTGTTGCCGCGTGCCGACATCGCGACCGAAACGCTCGCCGAAGGGTTGCGCGAACGCGGTTGGGAGATCGACGACGTCACCGCATACCGCACCGTTCGGGCCGCGCCGCCCCCCGCCGAGACCCGCGAGATGATCAAGACCGGCGGATTCGACGCAGTGTGCTTCACGTCGAGCTCCACCGTCCGGAACCTGGTCGGCATCGCCGGAAAGCCGCACGCCCGCACACTCGTTGCGTGCATCGGCCCCAAGACGGCGGAGACTGCCGTCGAATTCGGTCTGCGCGTGGACGTGCAGCCCGAGTCGGCTCAGGTCGGACCACTGGTGGAGGCACTCGCCGAGCACGCAGCTCGCCTGCGCGCCGAGGGTGCACTGCCCCCGCCGCGCAAGAAGTCACGTAGGCGCTGA